A window of Hordeum vulgare subsp. vulgare chromosome 5H, MorexV3_pseudomolecules_assembly, whole genome shotgun sequence genomic DNA:
TCCTCCCCCACCCAGATTTGGCCTCCTTCCTTAGGGAAGGGAGGCGTCTCCTACTTGGGCCCTCGTGTCCCAAGTTACCTTCCACCTCTTGGCCTTTTAAGACGCGTTGATATTAAATTAAATATAAAATCATTATAAATACTTTCAAAccattttatgtataatttaccCCGAAAACATTTTCACATATGTATTATTTATAGGTAATACCCGGTATTATCTCATTCTCTACAGAACCCTTCTCGTGACCCTGAAACGCTTTCGGATCCTCTCGAAACTATTTTGAATATTAATGAAGCAATTTCAAAAATACGTTTTCATCACTCTTGTCCTACTAACAGTTAGCAGATCATGATTACCTTAATCTAGTGACCCCGTAGGTTCGGTAACTCATAGACATGAACGAAACCCCTTTGTTCAATGACCGATAGCGGAACAATGGACATCCACATCGATCCCTCTGAGAACATGAATGATATTCGAGTGAACCTTTGGTTACCTTGTGACATTCCCTTTGCTTCGCGATACTTTACAAACCCCAAGATGTATCAATACCCTCTTGAGTCATCACATGCTCACTATACCGTTATTCTCGTTACCGATTTTGTTCTTCGTTCTCGTTTTCGTGTTCCGGCATGCTCGTGACTAAGGGACATGTGTCTGGCCATACGACGATTGATGCCATCACACCGAGAGGGCCCTAAGAATATATCTCCATCGTTGGAGGAGCAAAACCCACTCTCGAGCTATCTAGTCCCTTGTCAAACTTTTTGTTGAACCTGAAAGTTTTAGTTATGATCATCTAGTTATAGATGACGTTTGAGTAACCCTAAAGCTTACCGTATGGTAAGAAGTGACCACAATACTCTCATGTTCAAAGAAATATAAAACACATGTTAACACTATGTGTTATAACAATTGAATTCAGATGATATTATCTTAAAGTATAACAAACAAGTTAATGAGTCGATTCAATATGATCGTTTTTCTAATGTCATAATGCGAGTGTTGTTCTAGGACTATCGTTACACTTGATGATATCCTAAGATCCGAAAAACATGACCACCAGTCTTAGAGGCAAGACTAGTTCCTTATTTTAACTGTTTATAATTATCTTACTTGGCTGTCGATAGCAAGGTTCATATGGTGTCTTTGCGAGTCTAAAGATTTATCAGATACTCAATGGCCAAATGTCATAATGTCAATGGCCAAAGATATCAATGTCATAATGTCTTTGCCTCAATGGCCAAATGTCTTTGCGATTCAATATGATCGTTTTTCTAATGTCATAATGTCAGTGTTGTTTTAGGACTATCGTTACACTTGATATCCTAAGATCCAAATACATGATCACCAACAATACTTAAGTCGGTCTTAGAGGCAAGACTTGTAACCttattttaactgttcattattCTCTCACTTGGCTGTCGATAGCAAGGTTCATATGGTGTCTTTGCGAGTCTAAAGATTTATCAGATACTCAATGGCCAATGCTGTGTTCCTCTGAAAAAAAAATCCCCGGGGGCACATATTAGTTAGTCTGTCCTCTCAAAATATAATTAAACACCACGTCAGggattattatttttttctttttgggagaCGTCAGGGATTAGTTAGTGGGTTATTAATCGGGTCGTCCCCGCACCCGCAGAAAAATAATAAAACGGCGGTCCAGTCGCGGGGGAGAGGCAGAGCCCAGCAGCGGAGCGAGACGGACGAGCGAGCGAGCGCCACCGCCTCCCACCAAGAAAGCGGCGCGGCAAAAAGGGCAGGAAACCCTAACCCCCCCGCGCCACCGTCCCAGATCCGGGCCTCCCCCGCGCGATGGCCGAGGCTCCGGCGGCGAGCCGCAGGGCGGAGGAGGCGGGGAGCCGGCGCcgcgcggaggaggaggcggaggcggcggccgccGCCGACGGGGACGGGGACGGGGACAGCAGCGTCTACACCTCCGAGGACGAGGGCACCGAGGACTACCGCCGCGGCGGCTACCACGCCGTCCGCCCCGGCGACACCTTCAAGCAGGGCGCCTACGTCGTGCAGTCCAAGCTCGGCTGGGGCCACTTCTCCACCGTCTGGCTCGCCTGGGACACCGCCCACTCCGTACGTGCTCACCACCCCCTTCGCCTCGCCTCGAACCCCCCTGTTAAAATCACCCCGTTACCTCTAGGATTCGCGACGAGGATATGTAGTGAAAACAACATCGATCTGGATGCAGCTGTCTGCCTGCCCACCAACTGTTTGCTCTTTTGTCCCAGAGCTTATATGCAGAAATGCTAAATCCATTTCTCATCATTACTGTTTTTTTCGTCAATTCCATCGCACTGCACTAGATATTTTGATGTTTTACGCCGCTTGCCTAGAGGCTCAGGCAGTCAGGCTGCTCCTGTCCAGCGTTTCTGAATCTTTTGGTTATCTGTGCAGAGGTATGTGGCCCTGAAGGTGCAGAAGAGCGCACAGCACTACACTGAGGCTGCCATGGATGAGATCAAGATCCTGAGGCAGATTGCCGACGGTGACCCTGAAGACTCCCGCTGTGTTGTGAAGCTTCTTGACCACTTCAAGCACACAGGTCCCAACGGGAGCCATGTCTGCATGGTGTTTGAGTTTCTTGGTGATAACTTGCTCACCCTGATCAAGTACACGGACTATCGTGGGATTCCGCTTCCAATGGTTAAGGAGATATGCCGGCATGTGCTCATTGGCCTTGACTACCTCCACCGCGAGCTTTCAATTATCCACACTGACCTGAAGCCTGAGAACATATTGCTCGTGTCCACTATTGACCCGTCAAACGATCCCCGGAAGTCAGGTGTGCCACTGGTGCCACCTACTGCAAGGGCCATCGAGCCACCTCCAAGGGCTCCTGCTGGACCATCAACGAGTAGTGGCCTCACCAGGAACCAAAAGAAGAAGATACGGAAGAAAGCCAAACGTGTAGCTGCTTCAACTGCAGAAGGCAATGGGGCAGTGGCATCCGCTGACACAGACGAATCAGATGATAAGGGAGATCTGAGTACAGCAAATGAGGGCAGTCCTAGCCAGGATGGGGACAGGAAGAGAGGAGGGCATAGACGGGGCAGCAAAGGGACTAGGAAGAGGATGGCGATGGAAGCTGAACTAGGCTGCAAGCTGGTTGACTTTGGAAATGCATGTTGGACGTACAAGCAGTTCACAAGTGATATCCAAACAAGGCAATACAGGTGTCCTGAGGTCCTTCTGGGCTCCAAGTATTCTACATCTGCTGACCTGTGGTCCTTTGCATGCATATGCTTTGAACTTGCCTCAGGAGATGTGCTCTTTGATCCGCATAGTGGAGATAACTTTGACAGGGATGAGGTATTTCTGTTCATTTCCTCACTTTGGTTTCGACTAAGAACATACTTTCAACATTATGGATCTGTACCCTGTTTATCACCTGGTAAATGATGCCCCCATTTTAACTTAAGAAAGGTTCTCATCACAATCAACAGCTGACTCTCTGATACCTACATTCCAGTAGTTTTTCTTCCATACCTTCAATTTACTTCTCCAAACTATACTTGAAAAGCCAAGCCTCTTGTAGCAGGTTCTTTTTTGTTGCAAATTTTTAATAATTACAGTTAAACTTGCATTGTTATTGTCATGCTATTATATATTTCTTCTGATTTTAGTTAAGCGTAACATCGCCAATGTTTTAATAATAGCTGGGCCTGGGCTTGAAAGATGTACATGCAGTTTGGTTGCTACTGGGAGTGCACAAGTCATGGCCCAGTATAATTCTGGTTTCTTAGTTAAGCTTTTTTTTAAGACAAGCCCATTGATTCTAGATGCACTTTATGAAGGAAATAATAAACTAAATAGTAGACAATGCTATGAGCCTATGATGTCAAAAGTCATCTGGTTATGAAGCAGTCATTTTAATCATGAAACAGGCACCATTAACTCTTTCTTGCAATTTCTGGAAACAATTATTTGTCTTACTATTGCCTCTTGAATACGTGCGAACTTTACACTCCGTGGGCTGAACTGGATTTTGGTATTTAACCATGATAAGCTAAAGGTATTTTCAACATGTTTAATAAAGTCACTTTGGCTTCTTTGTGTTGTTGTGATACATTGTACTATTATATTGAAAGCTAGAAGATCTAAACtatactatttgtttgagttgagCTGAAACTAAATCCTTTATGCTGTTTGTTGTAGTCGATTGACTGCTGCATATTTCTGCACGTAAGTGCTGAGTTCCACTACATATATATTATTCAAACAGTATGATCGAGTATTCTCTTTTATGATGCCAACCATGAGACTTTGTTGGAAACACAGTACAAAAGTGGGCGTAGACTAAGACATGCTATTTTTTAATGAAATTGTCTGTTTTTACTCTCCTTTTGGAGTTCATTCTAAGCAATTTCCACTTGAAGCAGGATCACCTTGCGCTGATGATGGAGCTACTTGGAATGATGCCTCGAAAGGTAAGGGTGTTTGCATTTTCCTTTTTATAAGCAAATGCTACAATTGTTTGTAGTTTTGTGATAGATCCTAAGTTGAATTTCCATTTTGTAGATTGCCTTGGGTGGCCGATATTCACGTGACTACTTCAATCGTTACGGGGACTTGAGGCACATCCGTCGCTTGCGGTTCTGGCCTCTCAGCAAGGTGCTTGTTGAGAAGTACGAATTCAGCGACATAGACGCCATTGCCATGTCAGATTTTCTCGTCCCGATACTTGATTTCGTTCCTGAGAAGCGTCCTACAGCTGCCCAGTTGCTTCAGCACCCATGGTTTGATGCTGGACCCCTTCGACGGCAGCCCAGAGCGCTGGCGGACACGGAGAATGATGGTATTCCAGAGAACAAAGGCAAGGAGAATGGTGATGAAAGAGATGCAATGGCTGCGGAGCTGGGTAACATCGCCATAGATGGTGCTTCTTCATCCAAGACAGTGAAGGATCCCCAAGCAAGTTCCAAGCAAAAGAATGGAAACGGTACGCCTTCTAAGAGGTGAGGTGCCGCCATTCGGTCTACAAGACTCGGTTTTCGGTTCAGATTGCTCCATGAGTGGGAAAAATGAGTGTTCGTTAGGTTTGTGATGTGCTAGGATATCTACCCATGCGAAAAAGAGTAGCAGGCCAGACATATGTTGTATGAGGTTGGTCGAACAGAATTAGATTTGTTGGGGTTGATGCGGCTCCTGACCTTTTTCCCCCGGACATATTCTTTTGTACAATCAGAGCTCCATTTTTTTCAAAGTTGTTTCTTAGTTTTATGCGTGAACCACGTGAAAGGAGCTCTGGGTTGTGAGGCTGTCTTCCGGCAAGTTAGTTTTGGCTGTATTCTGCTTAGATTGAATAATAAGGTGCTTGCTGTGTTTAGGGTAATTTGAGCTGTGGCTACGCCCGGTGATGTCAATCAATAATATCTGCAATCTAATGGAAGTTCAACACACTCCATGCGTTTTGCAGTGTATAATCTGAATTGAATTCTGAAGCTAGGCTAAATAGAAATGCTGTTTATGTACAAAACGATGCTGTCCAGCGCAGCAGCGACAGAGCAAAAACGGTTCCAAGTAGAATCTACCAGATGATGAATCAGGCATCGGCGCCGTGCACCATCCTCTTGACCAGCGTGGCCATGTACTTGCCGTGGTGCTCGGCGAGGGCCAGCTCCAGCTCGGTGGGCGGCCTCGAGCCGTCGCCGGCGAACACCCCGGCTCCGTACGGCGAGCCCCCGCGGAGCTCCTCCatctcgaacatcccctctccgaAGGTGTACCCGATGGGCACAAACAGCATGCCGTGGTGTGCCAGCTGCGTGATCGCCGTCCACCTGCAGACACAGGAGACACCAACGGACCAACACGGTTACGGCTggccggcggcgaaaccacgcgatctcccggcggcggcggcggcggcggtgtgaAAGAAAGGCTCTTACGCGGTGGTCTCCTGGCCGCCGCACTGGGTGCCGGTGCTGACGAAGAAGCCGGCGGGCTTGCCGGCGAGGCGCTGGCCACGGCAGAGCGGCGCGGTGGAGTCGAAGAAGGCCTGCATCTGCGCGGCCATGGCGCCGTACCGCGCGGGGAAGCCGAAGAGGAACCCGTCGGCGTCGGGGAGGCCGCCGGGGTCCGCCACGGGGATCCCCTCCGCGTCCATCTCCGCGGCGGCCTCCAGCGCGCCCATCCGGGCCAGCACGGCGCAGGGCAGCGTCTCCGGCACGCGGAGCAGGATCCCCAGCGCTCCCGGCACGGACCCCACCCCGCGCTGCACCGCCCGCGCCAGCCGCCGCACGTGCCCGTACGTGGAGTAGAACACGACGTAGATGCGGACCGGCTGCGGTGCCGGCGCCGTCTCCGGCTCCGGCGCGGCGGTGGCCGGTGCCGGCTCCGATGCGGCGGTGGTTGCCGGGGCCGGCTCCGATGCGGGGGTGGTTGccggggccgggatgaaggtgcGGTCGCGGCGCTGCGGGGCCGGGGGGCGCTGGATCTTGCTGGGCAGGCAGCCGCCGCCCTTGCCCATCGCTGCCGGCCTGCCGCGGCGGGGAGGGGAGCGACGCCGGTCACTGGCTTCACTCTGACACGACACGTACGAGCAGCACGCGCGATCGCGGCCAACGAACACCGCTGCGTCCGCCGGCCCGTGCGGGTCGTAAAGTACGCGAGCTGGACTCTGCATGAAAGCCCAGTGGATCGTATGAGGCCCAACTGATACTCCCGGTGGGCTTCGCGCGACCCGATCCGAACCTATAAACAAACCCACGGGTGGGCTTAGCAAGTCAACTGCGAGTATTCGATTCTCTTTTTCCTCTCTGCTCCTGCACGCCCGCGGCCATGGCGAATCCGGAGGCAAGCAAACCGCCGGCGCCGGGGCCTGACGAGGCGGCGACGGAGCGGCGAGCCGACGAGACGGCGCGCAAGGACGGCGCCGgcgaccctcctcccccgccggTAATTCGCGCAGAGCGCAAGCATCCGACTAGCTAGCTACCAGTACTACATCGGACAGACTACTGTGGAACTCTCAATTCTCTCTGAGCAAAGCATTAAGCGAAGCAATTGTTGTCGTGCAGTTCCTGGAGGTGACCtgcaggagctccggcgaggtgcgGCGGTTCGCGGCGGGGACGACGGCCCGGTACGCGCTGCACGCGGTGAACCGCAAGCTCGCCCCGGGCTCCCCGGCGGCGCTGCACgtggaggcggccaaggagggcgAGGAGCCCGTGTGCTTCGGCCCCACCGCGCCCCTCGCCGACTACGGCCGCGGCTGGCGGCTCCAGACCGTCACCGAGCAGGACGCCCACCACCAcgtgccaccgccgccgccgcccggagGCGAGGGGAAGGGGGCTCGCGAGAGGGAACTGCTGAGGAAGAAGGGCGCCTCCGTGTACCTCGCCAAGATCGGGCTCGCCTTCGTCTTCCTCTTCCTGCTCGGCGGGCTCTTCACCTACCTGCTCGAGACCATCCCCGACATGATCCTCGCCTCCACTCCTCCTCAGTCCATGTAGCAGGATCCTCGATGCATTTTTGTCCTGCGTTCTTGTGAACATTGTACCAAATATCGCCAGCTGATCGAAGAATTCTCGTTGCACGTACGCAACAGCAACGCCATGACGACGGAATTCGTCTCCCCTGTACAATTTTCTTGTGTGATTCTTAATCCGCATCGCCAAGTCCAATTTGGTGTCCCCATTTTGAGGTAAAATGTCAACGAAGGCTGTATGACGATGAACCAATCAACGATTGGTATTGTAGCTGAATGCAGAGTCCTCTGTTCTTCATAGACGAACGATTCCACAACATAACTGGAAAACGTTGAAAATCCAGCTCCAAAAACCAGAGCTGATGAAGCGTAGGATTTCCAAAACCAAGACTGAGCAAAACGTATTGTGTCGAGTTTTGAGTGGATGAAATCGCAGCAAAAATGCACCGATGCATTTCGTCTTATTGGAAATCAGTTGATCTCACAACCCTCGTTGGACATATATATGAAACAGGTACACAACGACAAAGGAACTCGTCTTCAGTGCATCTTTTGTACTAGTACTAATTCTCAATCCACTTGATTTTTGTGATTCTTAATCCACTTTGCGAAGCGCGACTTGGTGACTTCAACTTCAGATAAATGACGGTGACAACTGTGCCAAAGTATCATAGTGGAACCAACCAACCAATGGCTGGTGTTGATAGGCAAtccagctctctctctctctctctctgttcctTCAGAAGTTAATGGTTCTTAATCCGCTTTGCGAAGTCCGATTTCGCGTCTTCACCTCAGATAAATGTCAACGGCAACTCTACCCAAGTACAATAATGAACCATTGATTGGTTCTGCAGGTAACGCAGAAGCTGTGTTATTCAGAAACGAGTGATTCCATGATACAGTAGCAGAGACGTTCAAAACTTAAATGGGAGTAGAACACACAAGACACTGTGCCTGCCTGACAAGGAAAAAGACATCACAGGACAGCACGGCATGAAATCATCAGCTGAGCAGATCAGTAGCTATTTTATTccgcaaaaagaaagaaaaaagaaaaagatgaaCACCTATTTTCTTCATCTTTCGTCACAAGAGAGATAAACATAAACAGTAACAGTTAAACTGTAGTAACAAGCAAAAGTATAGTATCAGTACACAACACCACCAAGAAAAGCAGGTGAAAATCTATGTCCTGATAAAACTCATCTTGCTCTCAAGCAAAACACCCTTCACGATGCCTGAATTTCTTCTGTGTTGCCCATATTTGATCAGCTGAAATTTTAGTGTCTTAACTGGATCAGATAAATGTCCAAGACAGCTGTATGATGACGAACCAATGATTGGTATTCTAGCTGAATGCAGAGTTGGCTGTTCTTCAGAAATGAACGATTCCACAACAATAATTGAAAGACACTGAAAATGCAGCTTCGCAAACAGAACAAATGAAGCGCACGAGGGGTTCCTTCGGTTCTCAGGATTTCTAAAGCTAATTAAGGAGTTGGGGAATCTcaggattattttttcttctgttttggtAAAGAAATCAGCGATATTAAAATTTAAAATAATTCATACTGTGATGACTACTTTCACATACTACAAAAGCTCCCACCAGcgctaacaacaaccacaagaaagtGCTGTAAACAAAGTAAAGCTCGCAAAGGAAGACAATTTTTGACTCTTATTCCTAGTAGTATAACCCGAAAAGAGTATTTAGGGGTATACTACTAGGAATTATACTCCCTGTTCAATTTTTGACCCTCATGCTTGCACTTCTCCCTGTTTAATTGTACTCCCTCTATCCCAAAATAAGCGTTTCAAccttagtacaactttatactgAAGTTAAtataaagttaagacagttattttgagacggacGGAGTACGAGATACGGACCTGAACCTCGCCGTGCTCTGTGCGGATTTGCCTGAATACGTTGGTCCATGACAAGAGGGAACTCGACATCGCCTTCCAAGGCGATGGTAGCCCCATCGTTGCTCGGACTTGTCACCTTCAAGCTTACCTTAATCTTAAGAAATGGTTGTGGATTGATGGGCACAGTAACAATATACCGCTGCATCTGCCGCAGGTCCACACTGCCATCGCCGCCAGCGGAGGGGGTGAGCTGCACCTTCGATCTCCTCCCTGACGGAGGAAGAGCAACACGCTATCATCCTCGAAGATCTGGACCCGATTATGCGCGGTGATCTTACCGTGCACGCCAATGGTGTCGGATGCATCATCGCCACCACCAAAGAGGCGGAGGCTGACCTGAACACAGACCCAGGCCTTCCACCATTGTCACATATGAAAAGGTAGTCTTCAAGCTTGTGATTTGGATAATCTATTACCAGTTCCCGTCTCTCGAACAAATGCCGACCTAGCTCAGTGGTAGAGCGCGTGGCTTTTAACCACGTggccgtgggttcgatccccacgGTCGGCGTCtcccttttttgttttgtttttgtgccGTACTTATTTTTTTCTCCGCAGCTTCAAAATTTCACCAAAGAGTGTCCAGCAAACACTCACCTGGTGGCTTTTCCCTTTCGTCCTTGCTGCATCTTAGCTTGTTTTAATCTCCCGTTTATGCGTCTCTTTAGAACAAAATCTGTACTGTCAGTCTCTCTGGAGTCCGAAGATGTGAGGGCTTCCAGCCTTGTTCTGGCCTCATCTGGATCTCTTGCATGATCCTTTTCGGTGCAAATCTGGTGATGTGGTGTTTGCTAGCATTTGAGCTTGGATCGGAGTTTGGAATTTGGTATATAGTTTGTAAAAGATCATTTCGTTTCCTTATGTGAAATCGAAGAGGAAGGCCTCTCTTTTTGCCTAAAGAGAAAACACCACATAAAAAACAGGGCAAATCAGCTGATCTCATGTTTGCtgcaaaaatagaaattttgcatTTACTGAAGCAATTTCTCATCTTGGAAATCAGCTATCTCGCAATTCTCGTTGCATGTACATAGCACACTTTGCCAAGGAATTAAAATTAACACGACGAGGAAGGAATTCGTCTCATGTACAATGTTGGTGGTTTTAGTCCGCTTTGTGGAGTCCTATTTGGTTGGTGTCTCCACCTCCAGGCTCCAGCAGATAAATGTCAACGACAATCCTACGCAAGTAGGATAACGAGACATGATTGATGTTCCAAGTAATGTAGAGCTCGCTGTTCTTGACACAAAAAATTCCATGATACGTGAGCAATGTTGTTGAGAGTTTAAAATAGTTGTACACACAGGACAATGTGCCAGACAAGGATGAAGTCAACTTTTTCTTGCAATAAATAAGGAAGAAGACACTACAAGATAATGCGGCATGAAGAAAAGATTCACACCTATTTTCTTCA
This region includes:
- the LOC123452227 gene encoding uncharacterized protein LOC123452227; translated protein: MANPEASKPPAPGPDEAATERRADETARKDGAGDPPPPPFLEVTCRSSGEVRRFAAGTTARYALHAVNRKLAPGSPAALHVEAAKEGEEPVCFGPTAPLADYGRGWRLQTVTEQDAHHHVPPPPPPGGEGKGARERELLRKKGASVYLAKIGLAFVFLFLLGGLFTYLLETIPDMILASTPPQSM
- the LOC123452226 gene encoding probable NAD(P)H dehydrogenase (quinone) FQR1-like 1; its protein translation is MQSPARVLYDPHGPADAAVFVGRDRACCSYVSCQSEASDRRRSPPRRGRPAAMGKGGGCLPSKIQRPPAPQRRDRTFIPAPATTPASEPAPATTAASEPAPATAAPEPETAPAPQPVRIYVVFYSTYGHVRRLARAVQRGVGSVPGALGILLRVPETLPCAVLARMGALEAAAEMDAEGIPVADPGGLPDADGFLFGFPARYGAMAAQMQAFFDSTAPLCRGQRLAGKPAGFFVSTGTQCGGQETTAWTAITQLAHHGMLFVPIGYTFGEGMFEMEELRGGSPYGAGVFAGDGSRPPTELELALAEHHGKYMATLVKRMVHGADA
- the LOC123452225 gene encoding SRSF protein kinase 1-like isoform X2 → MAEAPAASRRAEEAGSRRRAEEEAEAAAAADGDGDGDSSVYTSEDEGTEDYRRGGYHAVRPGDTFKQGAYVVQSKLGWGHFSTVWLAWDTAHSRYVALKVQKSAQHYTEAAMDEIKILRQIADGDPEDSRCVVKLLDHFKHTGPNGSHVCMVFEFLGDNLLTLIKYTDYRGIPLPMVKEICRHVLIGLDYLHRELSIIHTDLKPENILLVSTIDPSNDPRKSGVPLVPPTARAIEPPPRAPAGPSTSSGLTRNQKKKIRKKAKRVAASTAEGNGAVASADTDESDDKGDLSTANEGSPSQDGDRKRGGHRRGSKGTRKRMAMEAELGCKLVDFGNACWTYKQFTSDIQTRQYRCPEVLLGSKYSTSADLWSFACICFELASGDVLFDPHSGDNFDRDEDHLALMMELLGMMPRKIALGGRYSRDYFNRYGDLRHIRRLRFWPLSKVLVEKYEFSDIDAIAMSDFLVPILDFVPEKRPTAAQLLQHPWFDAGPLRRQPRALADTENDGIPENKGKENGDERDAMAAELGNIAIDGASSSKTVKDPQASSKQKNGNGTPSKR
- the LOC123452225 gene encoding SRSF protein kinase 1-like isoform X1 yields the protein MAEAPAASRRAEEAGSRRRAEEEAEAAAAADGDGDGDSSVYTSEDEGTEDYRRGGYHAVRPGDTFKQGAYVVQSKLGWGHFSTVWLAWDTAHSRYVALKVQKSAQHYTEAAMDEIKILRQIADGDPEDSRCVVKLLDHFKHTGPNGSHVCMVFEFLGDNLLTLIKYTDYRGIPLPMVKEICRHVLIGLDYLHRELSIIHTDLKPENILLVSTIDPSNDPRKSGVPLVPPTARAIEPPPRAPAGPSTSSGLTRNQKKKIRKKAKRVAASTAEGNGAVASADTDESDDKGDLSTANEGSPSQDGDRKRGGHRRGSKGTRKRMAMEAELGCKLVDFGNACWTYKQFTSDIQTRQYRCPEVLLGSKYSTSADLWSFACICFELASGDVLFDPHSGDNFDRDEQDHLALMMELLGMMPRKIALGGRYSRDYFNRYGDLRHIRRLRFWPLSKVLVEKYEFSDIDAIAMSDFLVPILDFVPEKRPTAAQLLQHPWFDAGPLRRQPRALADTENDGIPENKGKENGDERDAMAAELGNIAIDGASSSKTVKDPQASSKQKNGNGTPSKR